CGGTGTTATTTTTGAGTCTTACTGATGGTAATCTCAACCAACTTCAATGGGTAGGACTAGAAAATTACAAGAGACTACTAGCTAACCCAGACTTCCCTAGGATTCTGCTAAACACCACTTATTTCTCCCTCGCTACCATAGCCCCCAGCACCATTATACCCCTAGTGTTGTCCATACTACTCAATCAAAATATCCCCCTAAAAACCCTACTACGCACGGGTTACTTTGTCCCCTCCGTCACCTCTCTTGTAGCCATGGGATTGGGATTCCGTTGGCTATTTCAAAACAATGGCCCAGTCAACCAAATCCTGCTACAACTGAAAATAACCCCCATACCCTGGCTAAATAGTACTACCTGGGCAATGCCAGTTTTAATCCTTTTTAGCTGCTGGCGACAAATTGGCTTTAATCTGGTTGTTTTCCTCGCCTGTCTCCAAACTATCCCCCAAACCCAATACGAAGCCGCCGAATTGGATGGCGCCGGTTTTTGGGGAAAATTGTGGCATATTACCCTCCCCTCTCTTCGGCCAACTCTCATCTTTGCCATCACCACCACTACAATCTTCACTCTCAAATCCTTTGAACCAGTCTATATTATCACTAATGGCGGCCCCGCTAACTCCACCAACATCCTACCCTTTTATATATACGAACAAGCCTTCCGTCAATTCAACTTCGGCTACGCCTCTGCCGCCACCACTTTCCTTCTAATCATCGCCCTCATTGTCGTTTTAATCCAGATAGCCGCCGACAAACAATAGCATTGACTTTTGCTTACACCTTGACAAACAAAAAAACATGAGTTACAATAGCAGATGTGCGGTCAAGCGGAGAGCTGACTGCCACAGAACCTCGACAAAAAAATAGTTCTAGCCAGAGGAAACCAAAGAAAGCAAGGTGTTATCAGCACCATGGAGAGTTTGATCCTGGCTCAGGATGAACGCTGGCGGTCGGCCTAACACATGCAAGTCGAACGGGCCCTTTTGGGCTAGTGGCGGACGGGTGAGTAACGCGTGAGAACCTGCCCTCCAGAGGGGGATAACAGTTGGAAACGACTGCTAATACCCCATAGGCCGCAAGGTGAAAGGAGCAATCCGCTGGGGGAGGGGCTCGCGTCCCATTAGCTAGTTGGTGGTGTAAGAGACCACCAAGGCGACGATGGGTAGCCGGCCTGAGAGGGCGACCGGCCACACTGGGACTGAGACACGGCCCAGACTCCTACGGGAGGCAGCAGTGGGGAATCTTCCGCAATGGGCGAAAGCCTGACGGAGCCAGACC
Above is a window of Geminocystis sp. M7585_C2015_104 DNA encoding:
- a CDS encoding sugar ABC transporter permease encodes the protein MNTHWHPEKSTPLMAWIFLFPSLFFLTCFLFLPMIAVLFLSLTDGNLNQLQWVGLENYKRLLANPDFPRILLNTTYFSLATIAPSTIIPLVLSILLNQNIPLKTLLRTGYFVPSVTSLVAMGLGFRWLFQNNGPVNQILLQLKITPIPWLNSTTWAMPVLILFSCWRQIGFNLVVFLACLQTIPQTQYEAAELDGAGFWGKLWHITLPSLRPTLIFAITTTTIFTLKSFEPVYIITNGGPANSTNILPFYIYEQAFRQFNFGYASAATTFLLIIALIVVLIQIAADKQ